A single window of Cytobacillus dafuensis DNA harbors:
- the moaC gene encoding cyclic pyranopterin monophosphate synthase MoaC, with the protein MTEFTHFNQEGRAKMVDVSDKPETVRTAIAHSSITVNKEIYENIASNKMKKGDVLAVAQVAGVMACKKTWEIIPMCHPIPLTGVDISFSWKIVQDEYILFITATVKTKGNTGVEMEALTAASVCALTVYDMCKAVDKGMVIGKTYLVEKTGGKNGDFKREIE; encoded by the coding sequence ATGACTGAGTTTACACATTTTAATCAAGAAGGCAGAGCAAAAATGGTCGATGTTAGTGATAAGCCGGAAACGGTTCGTACGGCGATTGCTCACTCAAGTATTACAGTTAATAAAGAAATATATGAAAATATTGCTTCGAATAAAATGAAAAAAGGCGATGTACTTGCGGTTGCCCAGGTTGCGGGTGTAATGGCTTGCAAGAAAACGTGGGAAATCATCCCTATGTGCCATCCGATTCCACTAACTGGAGTGGATATTTCATTCTCATGGAAGATTGTACAAGATGAGTACATACTTTTTATTACTGCTACTGTCAAAACAAAGGGTAACACAGGTGTAGAGATGGAAGCGCTAACAGCTGCATCTGTATGTGCGCTTACCGTATATGATATGTGTAAAGCGGTTGATAAAGGGATGGTTATCGGTAAAACGTATTTAGTTGAAAAAACTGGTGGTAAGAATGGAGATTTTAAGCGAGAGATTGAATAG
- a CDS encoding redox-sensing transcriptional repressor Rex, whose product MASESMKIPQATAKRLPLYYRFLKNLHASGKQRVSSAELSDAVKVDSATIRRDFSYFGALGKKGYGYNVNYLLSFFRKTLDQDELIKVALIGVGNLGTAFLNYNFLKNNNTKIEVAFDVDEGKVGTHISDVPIFHMNDLEKVIQDQQIQVVILTVPAPAAQSIADRIAQSHVKGILNFTPARLSVPPTIRIHHIDLAVELQSLIYFLKHYPAEND is encoded by the coding sequence ATGGCAAGTGAATCAATGAAAATTCCACAAGCAACTGCAAAACGTCTCCCTTTATATTATCGTTTTCTTAAAAATTTGCATGCTTCTGGAAAGCAGAGGGTATCATCGGCAGAATTAAGTGATGCTGTAAAGGTTGATTCTGCAACGATAAGAAGGGACTTCTCTTATTTCGGAGCTTTAGGGAAAAAGGGGTATGGGTATAACGTCAATTACTTGCTCTCTTTTTTTCGGAAAACTTTGGATCAGGATGAACTGATAAAGGTAGCCCTTATAGGGGTTGGTAATTTAGGGACTGCGTTCTTGAATTATAATTTTCTTAAAAACAATAATACGAAAATTGAAGTTGCTTTTGATGTGGACGAGGGGAAGGTTGGAACCCATATTAGTGATGTCCCTATTTTTCATATGAATGATCTTGAAAAAGTCATCCAAGATCAACAGATTCAAGTAGTCATATTAACTGTTCCTGCTCCAGCAGCCCAATCAATTGCGGACAGAATTGCTCAAAGCCATGTGAAGGGCATTTTGAATTTTACACCAGCCCGGCTTTCGGTTCCACCTACAATTAGAATTCACCATATCGATTTAGCAGTCGAGCTTCAATCACTTATCTACTTTTTAAAGCATTATCCAGCAGAAAATGATTAA
- a CDS encoding YdiK family protein, translating into MKRTPLFSGIIYIILGILFTLMAIQNTQNEQTWGMFTYLFIIIATMDLGTGLRLVAFHFKIKNSQPKK; encoded by the coding sequence ATGAAAAGGACACCATTGTTTTCAGGCATTATCTATATCATTCTTGGAATCCTCTTTACCCTAATGGCAATCCAGAATACTCAAAATGAACAAACCTGGGGAATGTTTACCTATCTATTCATTATTATAGCAACCATGGACTTAGGTACAGGCTTACGATTGGTTGCGTTTCACTTTAAAATAAAAAATAGTCAACCAAAAAAATGA
- a CDS encoding CPBP family intramembrane glutamic endopeptidase: protein MKKEYWIILIVYITMQLSGVIGVPLVAYIGTLLGKSMQEMEIISVTSWIVISFTITLIITLVLLRKEMKDHTLMRNSASAASSITWAIGGVFLAFFAQTIAANIESLIGIEMGSENTQQIMQLIQASPIIIIVSSVIGPILEEIVFRKILFGSLHKRMNFFLAALISSVIFALAHAEIEHILLYSAMGFTFAFLYVKTKRIIVPIFAHVAMNTFVVILQLNKDNIENWLKDMEKIQSFIGGFL, encoded by the coding sequence GTGAAAAAAGAATACTGGATCATTCTCATTGTTTATATAACCATGCAATTATCAGGCGTCATTGGAGTTCCGCTCGTTGCTTATATCGGAACCCTTTTAGGAAAAAGTATGCAGGAAATGGAGATTATCTCGGTAACTTCATGGATTGTGATCAGCTTTACCATTACATTAATCATCACTTTAGTATTGCTGCGAAAAGAAATGAAAGATCACACTTTAATGAGGAATTCAGCTTCTGCTGCTTCTTCTATTACGTGGGCCATTGGCGGTGTTTTCCTTGCTTTTTTCGCACAAACGATTGCAGCCAATATTGAGAGCTTAATTGGAATTGAAATGGGCTCTGAAAACACACAGCAAATTATGCAGCTTATTCAAGCTTCACCTATCATCATCATTGTCAGCTCTGTGATCGGTCCCATCTTAGAGGAAATTGTTTTTCGAAAAATCCTTTTCGGTTCGCTCCACAAGAGAATGAACTTTTTTCTGGCAGCTTTAATTAGCTCTGTTATTTTCGCGCTTGCCCATGCCGAAATCGAACATATCCTTTTATATTCTGCAATGGGTTTTACATTTGCCTTTCTCTATGTCAAAACAAAGCGCATCATCGTACCGATTTTTGCCCATGTGGCAATGAATACATTCGTCGTCATCCTGCAGCTAAACAAAGACAATATTGAAAACTGGCTTAAGGATATGGAAAAAATTCAAAGCTTTATTGGAGGATTTTTATGA
- the groES gene encoding co-chaperone GroES has product MLKPLGDRIIIELVETEEKTASGIVLPDTAKEKPQEGNVVAVGTGRVLENGERVALEVAEGDRIIFSKYAGTEVKYEGKEYLILRENDILAVIG; this is encoded by the coding sequence TTGTTAAAGCCACTAGGTGATCGAATTATTATCGAGCTTGTTGAAACTGAAGAAAAAACTGCAAGCGGCATCGTTTTGCCGGACACTGCTAAAGAAAAGCCTCAAGAAGGCAATGTTGTTGCTGTAGGAACTGGCCGCGTTCTTGAGAACGGTGAGCGTGTAGCCCTTGAAGTTGCTGAAGGCGACCGTATTATCTTCTCAAAATATGCTGGTACTGAAGTGAAGTACGAAGGCAAAGAATATTTAATTTTACGCGAAAACGACATTCTTGCTGTTATCGGCTAA
- the groL gene encoding chaperonin GroEL (60 kDa chaperone family; promotes refolding of misfolded polypeptides especially under stressful conditions; forms two stacked rings of heptamers to form a barrel-shaped 14mer; ends can be capped by GroES; misfolded proteins enter the barrel where they are refolded when GroES binds) produces the protein MAKEIKFSEDARRAMLRGVDALADAVKVTLGPKGRNVVLEKKFGSPLITNDGVTIAKEIELEDAFENMGAKLVAEVASKTNDVAGDGTTTATVLAQAMIREGLKNVTAGANPMGIRKGIEKAVATAVEELKTISKPIEGKESIAQVASISSDDKEVGELIAEAMERVGNDGVITIEESKGFTTELDVVEGMQFDRGYASPYMVTDSDKMEAVLDNPYILITDKKITSIQEILPVLEQVVQQGKSLLLVAEDVEGEALATLVVNKLRGTFNAVAVKAPGFGDRRKAMLEDIAILTGGEVITEELGRDLKSATIESLGRASKVVVTKENTTIVEGAGDSAQIASRVNQIRVQLEESTSEFDKEKLQERLAKLAGGVAVIKVGAATETELKERKLRIEDALNATRAAVEEGIVSGGGVALLNVYNKVAALEAEGDIATGINIVLRAMEEPVRTISQNAGLEGSVIVDRLKREEIGTGFNAATGEWVNMIDAGIVDPTKVTRSALQNAGSVAAMLLTTEAVIADKPEDKPAMPDMGAMGGMGGMM, from the coding sequence ATGGCAAAAGAGATTAAGTTTAGTGAAGATGCTCGCCGCGCAATGCTCCGCGGTGTTGACGCTCTTGCAGATGCAGTAAAAGTAACTCTTGGACCAAAAGGACGCAACGTGGTTCTTGAGAAGAAATTTGGTTCTCCATTAATTACAAATGATGGTGTAACAATTGCGAAAGAAATCGAATTAGAAGATGCTTTCGAAAACATGGGTGCAAAGCTTGTTGCTGAAGTTGCTAGCAAAACAAATGATGTTGCTGGTGATGGTACAACAACTGCAACAGTTCTTGCTCAAGCTATGATCCGTGAAGGTCTTAAAAACGTAACAGCTGGCGCAAACCCAATGGGTATCCGTAAAGGTATCGAAAAAGCGGTTGCTACTGCTGTTGAAGAGTTAAAAACAATTTCTAAACCAATCGAAGGCAAAGAGTCAATCGCACAGGTTGCTTCTATTTCTTCTGATGATAAAGAAGTTGGCGAACTAATCGCTGAAGCTATGGAGCGCGTTGGTAACGACGGAGTTATCACAATCGAAGAGTCTAAAGGCTTCACTACTGAGCTTGATGTAGTAGAAGGTATGCAATTCGACCGTGGATATGCTTCTCCATACATGGTAACTGATTCTGATAAGATGGAAGCAGTTCTAGATAATCCATACATTTTAATTACAGATAAAAAGATCACAAGCATTCAAGAAATTCTTCCAGTTCTTGAGCAAGTGGTTCAGCAAGGCAAGTCATTATTACTTGTTGCTGAAGACGTTGAAGGTGAAGCACTTGCTACTTTAGTAGTGAATAAGCTTCGCGGAACATTCAATGCAGTTGCTGTTAAAGCTCCTGGCTTTGGTGACCGTCGTAAAGCAATGTTAGAAGATATCGCTATCCTAACTGGCGGTGAAGTAATCACAGAAGAATTAGGCCGTGACCTAAAATCTGCAACAATCGAATCTTTAGGCCGTGCTTCTAAAGTTGTTGTTACGAAAGAAAATACAACAATCGTTGAAGGTGCTGGAGACAGCGCGCAAATCGCTTCTCGTGTGAACCAAATCCGTGTTCAATTAGAAGAGTCTACTTCTGAATTTGATAAAGAAAAATTACAAGAGCGCTTAGCTAAATTAGCTGGCGGTGTAGCAGTTATTAAAGTAGGTGCTGCTACTGAAACAGAATTAAAAGAGCGCAAGCTTCGCATCGAGGACGCATTAAACGCTACTCGTGCAGCTGTTGAAGAAGGAATTGTATCTGGTGGTGGAGTTGCTCTACTTAACGTATACAATAAAGTTGCTGCTCTTGAAGCAGAAGGCGATATCGCAACTGGTATCAACATCGTATTACGTGCGATGGAAGAGCCTGTACGCACAATCTCTCAAAATGCTGGCCTAGAAGGCTCTGTTATCGTTGATCGCTTAAAGCGCGAAGAAATCGGAACAGGCTTCAACGCAGCTACTGGCGAGTGGGTAAACATGATCGATGCTGGTATCGTTGACCCTACGAAAGTAACTCGTTCTGCACTTCAAAACGCTGGTTCTGTTGCTGCTATGCTTCTAACAACTGAAGCTGTTATCGCTGACAAGCCAGAAGATAAGCCTGCAATGCCTGATATGGGTGCTATGGGCGGAATGGGCGGCATGATGTAA
- a CDS encoding PhoX family protein, with protein sequence MKKVKYVAPLLSLAVLFPTAANVFAESSKNIPVEKVEFIGMAAPDTNEERSKMYSEASVKVTYKNGTQQTLPLEYKSLFTPGEVINGKIAGATYDVNGKMITKADGTPYISSAPDSNTLLKVNGKLYMVNHYESLPSSELGNMSETMMLNTVEQNKETGELTVTDITPIDFSADGGIWTPCAGSLSPWNTHLGSEEYEPDAKAHEANPEKSSVTQFARNYYQDPTAIGNPYLYGYVPEVSIDEKGKATAVKHYSMGRLSIENVKVAPDNRTVYFGDDGSYTMAFMYVADQAKNLSAGSLYAAKWIQTGEENGGSAKLEWIKLGHATDKEIKELAQSTKFSDIFETTTNAEYAKANGFTRTKAGGRDEWLKVKPGMEKAAAFLESRRYGALQGATAEFNKMETVEMNKADNKLYMTMSTISGGMTANPTDPTDDIHVPKINAGGIYELNLAENQKDGDGNKIDSKYVANEMAGLLMGEDLPVKDEDGNKANVDKIANPDNIVYSEKMRTLFIAEDGGNHVNNFGWAYNVDTKKLSRILSAPDGGEVTGIQAIDNLNGFTYLMAGSQSPGNVGYISGLPSLGNNGKDIKDNQ encoded by the coding sequence ATGAAAAAAGTAAAATATGTTGCTCCATTATTGAGTTTAGCTGTTCTATTCCCAACAGCTGCGAATGTATTTGCCGAATCTAGTAAAAACATTCCAGTAGAAAAAGTAGAGTTTATAGGAATGGCAGCTCCTGACACGAATGAAGAACGTTCCAAAATGTACAGTGAAGCATCCGTTAAAGTTACATACAAAAATGGTACTCAACAAACTTTGCCTCTTGAATATAAGTCCTTGTTCACACCTGGTGAAGTGATTAACGGGAAAATTGCAGGTGCGACTTACGATGTAAATGGAAAGATGATTACAAAAGCTGATGGTACACCTTATATTTCTTCTGCTCCAGATAGTAACACTCTTTTAAAGGTAAATGGAAAATTATATATGGTGAATCATTATGAAAGTCTGCCTTCTAGTGAACTAGGAAACATGTCCGAAACGATGATGTTAAATACAGTAGAACAAAATAAAGAAACTGGAGAATTAACTGTTACAGATATTACCCCAATTGATTTTTCAGCTGATGGCGGAATTTGGACTCCTTGCGCAGGTTCCTTATCTCCATGGAATACACATTTAGGCAGCGAGGAATATGAGCCTGATGCAAAAGCACATGAAGCAAATCCTGAAAAATCTTCCGTTACCCAGTTTGCACGTAATTATTATCAAGATCCAACTGCCATTGGTAATCCTTATCTATACGGCTATGTTCCAGAAGTCTCAATTGATGAAAAAGGTAAAGCTACTGCAGTAAAACATTATAGTATGGGGCGTCTTTCCATTGAAAATGTAAAAGTAGCACCAGATAATCGTACTGTTTACTTTGGTGATGACGGCAGCTACACTATGGCATTTATGTATGTCGCTGATCAGGCTAAAAACTTATCAGCAGGTTCTTTATATGCGGCAAAATGGATTCAAACAGGTGAAGAAAATGGCGGGTCCGCGAAGTTAGAATGGATTAAATTAGGTCACGCTACTGATAAAGAAATTAAGGAATTAGCGCAAAGCACAAAATTCAGTGATATCTTTGAAACTACTACAAATGCAGAATACGCAAAAGCAAATGGATTCACAAGAACAAAAGCAGGCGGAAGAGATGAATGGTTAAAGGTTAAACCTGGAATGGAAAAAGCAGCAGCCTTCCTAGAATCACGCCGTTATGGGGCCCTTCAAGGAGCAACAGCTGAATTCAACAAAATGGAAACAGTAGAAATGAATAAGGCTGATAACAAATTATATATGACCATGTCTACAATTAGCGGTGGAATGACAGCAAATCCTACTGATCCTACAGATGATATTCATGTCCCTAAAATTAATGCTGGCGGCATCTATGAACTGAATTTAGCTGAAAATCAAAAAGACGGTGACGGAAATAAAATTGACAGTAAATATGTAGCAAATGAAATGGCTGGTCTGCTAATGGGAGAAGACCTCCCTGTGAAGGATGAGGATGGTAACAAAGCAAACGTTGATAAAATTGCTAACCCTGATAATATCGTATACTCTGAAAAAATGAGAACTTTATTTATTGCAGAGGATGGCGGCAATCATGTCAACAACTTTGGTTGGGCTTATAATGTTGATACAAAGAAACTGTCACGTATTCTTTCCGCTCCTGATGGCGGAGAAGTAACAGGTATCCAAGCAATTGATAACTTAAATGGTTTTACTTATCTAATGGCTGGTTCTCAAAGCCCAGGAAATGTAGGTTATATTTCTGGTCTGCCTTCTCTTGGCAATAACGGAAAAGATATTAAAGACAATCAATAA
- a CDS encoding DUF6294 family protein gives MEDRKLTLFPDGRAVWYARVKSSGSGDAWVFYGGISLKDRNGAVLWTSPKLVGPQNMPEDRWIEWNQEFPYPKVWFRHFGKATIHKPHC, from the coding sequence ATGGAGGATAGAAAGCTTACCCTCTTTCCTGACGGAAGGGCCGTGTGGTATGCTCGAGTGAAGTCAAGTGGTTCAGGTGATGCATGGGTATTTTACGGTGGAATCTCTCTTAAAGACAGAAACGGCGCTGTACTTTGGACTAGTCCAAAGCTCGTAGGACCCCAAAATATGCCGGAAGACCGTTGGATAGAATGGAACCAGGAGTTCCCCTACCCAAAAGTTTGGTTTAGACATTTTGGCAAAGCAACAATTCACAAGCCGCACTGCTGA
- a CDS encoding tyrosine-type recombinase/integrase, translated as MQKILQELKVKSGFNTKQKAEEFAATLIHELNQGTYLEETDKIFSDFTKEWLPVYSEAKDVKPGTIRVREHEISKLLPYFSQLKLKDINRKMYQDALNDLKDQGYSDSTRDGVNHTGRMIFRKALELELIKKDPTEFAYVKKDKKTIEQLEEEEVPKYLEKEELALFLNTAKEHGLEHDYLMYLVLSYTGIRVGELVALKWKDVDFVNHTISITKTYYNPSNNALKFQLVTPKTRKSRRKIIVDEEVIEALKEHKKVQERVIERLGTIYFNHDFIFAKMERQFGYPIIIKNVRDRMKRLLRIASLNEDLTPHSLRHTHTSLLAEAGVSLEQIMDRLGHTNDQITKNVYLHVTQEMKKEASLKSSLNS; from the coding sequence ATGCAAAAAATTCTACAAGAGCTAAAGGTAAAAAGCGGGTTTAATACTAAGCAAAAAGCTGAAGAATTTGCTGCCACTCTAATTCATGAATTAAACCAAGGAACATATTTAGAGGAAACAGATAAAATTTTTAGCGACTTTACAAAAGAGTGGCTTCCCGTTTACAGCGAAGCAAAAGATGTAAAGCCCGGAACCATCAGAGTACGAGAACACGAAATCAGTAAGTTGTTACCCTATTTCTCACAGCTAAAATTAAAGGACATTAACAGAAAAATGTATCAAGATGCGCTAAATGACCTAAAGGATCAAGGATATTCAGACAGTACAAGGGATGGAGTCAACCACACAGGAAGAATGATTTTCCGAAAAGCATTAGAATTGGAGCTAATTAAAAAGGATCCGACAGAGTTTGCTTATGTAAAGAAGGATAAGAAAACCATTGAACAATTAGAGGAAGAAGAAGTTCCAAAGTATCTTGAAAAAGAAGAGCTTGCCCTGTTTTTAAATACAGCCAAGGAACATGGTTTGGAACACGATTACTTGATGTATCTGGTTCTTTCCTATACTGGTATTCGAGTTGGTGAATTAGTGGCACTCAAGTGGAAGGATGTCGATTTCGTGAACCACACGATCAGCATCACGAAAACGTATTACAATCCAAGCAACAATGCGCTTAAATTTCAACTGGTTACTCCAAAGACAAGAAAATCAAGAAGAAAAATCATTGTAGACGAAGAGGTGATAGAGGCTTTGAAGGAGCATAAAAAGGTTCAAGAAAGGGTAATAGAGCGGTTAGGTACTATTTATTTTAACCACGATTTTATTTTTGCCAAAATGGAACGACAATTTGGTTATCCCATCATAATTAAAAATGTCCGAGACCGAATGAAAAGGCTGCTTAGAATAGCTAGCCTAAATGAAGATTTGACTCCGCATAGTCTAAGACACACTCATACGTCACTTCTTGCTGAGGCAGGTGTATCACTCGAACAAATTATGGACAGGCTTGGTCATACCAATGATCAGATTACGAAAAACGTATACCTTCACGTAACCCAAGAAATGAAAAAAGAAGCCTCTCTCAAAAGTTCGCTGAACTCATGA